The following are from one region of the Apostichopus japonicus isolate 1M-3 chromosome 17, ASM3797524v1, whole genome shotgun sequence genome:
- the LOC139985180 gene encoding uncharacterized protein: MLNSTEMTVWPTSNKIIEVLGHISRLKQKFTPSVREVAAVIGYLVSLFPGVRHGPLFYRFLEREKTSALQRNFGNFDSPMLLSSQALEELSWWEEHLKGNYREILIPDPLLIIQTDASLFGWGAVTLRPHAQASGVWNPQEQSLHINVLELKAILQALKKLCLGSKDIHIRIQSDNTTAVAYVNNMGGSHSMQSNLLAKAIWLWAIERNIWISAAFLPGKDNVIADKLSRPQKHHTEWMLQPKFLGDIVARFGYPSIDLFASKFNKQIDTYASWKPDSKACFVDAFSVNWKDFYFDAFPPISLIGKMIQKNKNR, from the coding sequence ATGTTGAATTCAACAGAAATGACAGTTTGGCCAACATCAAACAAGATAATTGAGGTTCTGGGTCATATTTCCAGGTTAAAACAGAAATTCACACCTTCGGTGAGGGAGGTAGCAGCTGTTATTGGCTACCTCGTGTCTCTCTTCCCAGGGGTGCGACATGGCCCCCTCTTTTATAGGTTTttagagagggaaaaaacttcGGCTCTCCAACGTAATTTTGGTAACTTTGACAGTCCAATGTTACTCTCATCCCAAGCATTAGAAGAGTTATCTTGGTGGGAGGAGCATTTGAAAGGGAACTACCGGGAAATTTTGATTCCGGACCCACTTCTAATCATTCAAACTGATGCATCCCTATTTGGGTGGGGTGCTGTTACACTTAGGCCGCATGCGCAAGCGTCGGGCGTGTGGAACCCACAAGAGCAGAGTTTACATATAAATGTACTGGAATTAAAAGCTATTCTACAAGCGTTGAAAAAGCTGTGTTTAGGCTCCAAGGATATCCACATTCGTATCCAGTCAGATAATACAACAGCTGTAGCATATGTTAATAACATGGGAGGCTCGCATTCCATGCAGTCTAATTTGCTTGCTAAGGCTATCTGGTTATGGGCAATTGAACGGAATATTTGGATTTCTGCTGCCTTTTTACCAGGGAAAGACAATGTAATAGCGGACAAATTATCACGTCCACAGAAACATCATACCGAGTGGATGTTGCAACCAAAGTTTTTGGGTGATATTGTAGCTAGGTTTGGATACCCTAGCATAGATTTATTCGCatcaaaatttaacaaacaaataGATACATATGCATCATGGAAGCCAGATTCAAAGGCATGTTTTGTGGACGCCTTTTCGGTAAATTGGAAAGACTTTTATTTTGATGCCTTTCCCCCTATTAGTCTCATTGgcaaaatgatacaaaaaaataaaaatagatga